From Haloglomus litoreum, the proteins below share one genomic window:
- a CDS encoding type IV pilin N-terminal domain-containing protein: MQLTSVFADDEAVSPVIGVILMVAITVILAAVIGTFVLGLGDGVSNTSPSASFNFEYKTSGSPVCSDLVDDGGSNWVEISHTSGDEIPADQVTISDGGGNAPTWNDCADPDVTDITAGNTAEVGLDPDDKIRILWSKDDDSATLTIWGGPDA; the protein is encoded by the coding sequence ATGCAGCTCACGTCAGTGTTCGCCGACGACGAGGCAGTATCACCGGTCATCGGGGTCATCCTGATGGTCGCGATCACGGTCATCCTGGCGGCCGTCATCGGAACGTTCGTGCTGGGACTCGGGGACGGGGTGTCGAACACGTCGCCGTCCGCGAGTTTCAACTTCGAGTACAAGACTTCCGGCTCGCCGGTCTGTTCTGATCTTGTAGATGATGGTGGGTCGAATTGGGTCGAGATTTCACACACTAGTGGTGACGAGATTCCTGCCGACCAGGTAACGATTAGCGACGGCGGGGGTAACGCCCCTACCTGGAACGACTGTGCAGACCCTGACGTGACCGATATCACCGCGGGGAACACAGCCGAGGTGGGACTGGACCCTGATGACAAAATCCGCATCCTCTGGTCCAAGGACGACGACTCGGCCACGCTCACAATCTGGGGCGGTCCCGACGCCTGA
- a CDS encoding ADP-ribosylglycohydrolase family protein: MSDADPDDATTDRAAGALLGLACGDALGRPVEFETPASIQAEHGRVTEMLGHGTHGQPAGTVTDDTEMALCIARSLVARDGFDPDDVAERFVAWLDAGPFDVGLMTRDAIDELRDGTPPGEAGQAVWERRSEGSNAGNGSLMRCAPHALAYHLDGRLVEVSRESSAITHADPRCAWGCAALNIVLSGLVAGDDPALAANGVVLSINEGDAVREVVAGIKRAVEGDGGPDPEDLSASGYVLDTLETGLYHGLTAPDAETAIVRAVNMGDDADTVGAVTGAVAGARFGASALPERWLEAIDEADELRSLAGELLALEPARP, from the coding sequence ATGAGCGACGCCGACCCGGACGACGCGACGACCGACCGCGCCGCGGGAGCCCTGCTGGGCCTGGCATGCGGGGACGCGCTGGGCCGCCCCGTCGAGTTCGAGACGCCGGCCAGCATCCAGGCCGAGCACGGCCGCGTGACCGAGATGCTCGGCCACGGCACCCACGGCCAGCCCGCCGGGACCGTGACCGACGACACGGAGATGGCGCTGTGCATCGCGCGGAGCCTCGTCGCCCGCGACGGGTTCGACCCCGACGACGTGGCCGAGCGGTTCGTCGCCTGGCTCGACGCCGGCCCGTTCGACGTGGGCCTGATGACCCGGGACGCCATCGACGAACTCCGGGACGGGACACCACCCGGCGAGGCCGGACAGGCGGTCTGGGAGCGGCGGTCGGAGGGAAGCAACGCCGGGAACGGGAGTCTGATGCGCTGTGCGCCACACGCGCTGGCGTACCACCTCGACGGGCGCCTCGTCGAGGTGAGCCGCGAGTCCTCGGCGATCACGCACGCCGACCCGCGCTGTGCGTGGGGCTGTGCGGCACTGAACATCGTGCTCTCGGGGCTGGTAGCCGGCGACGACCCGGCGCTGGCGGCCAACGGCGTGGTGCTCTCCATCAACGAGGGGGACGCGGTCCGCGAGGTCGTCGCCGGAATCAAGCGCGCGGTCGAGGGCGACGGCGGCCCCGACCCCGAGGACCTCTCGGCGTCGGGCTACGTCCTCGACACGCTGGAGACGGGGCTCTACCACGGTCTCACCGCCCCCGATGCCGAGACGGCCATCGTCCGGGCGGTCAACATGGGCGACGACGCCGACACCGTCGGTGCCGTGACGGGGGCCGTCGCGGGCGCCCGTTTCGGCGCGAGCGCGCTCCCCGAGCGGTGGCTGGAGGCCATCGACGAGGCCGACGAGTTGCGGTCGCTGGCGGGCGAGCTGCTGGCCCTGGAGCCGGCCCGGCCCTGA
- a CDS encoding acyl-CoA thioesterase, with protein MSLDSTLEGTPAVPDEFAYTTTLPVRYRDTDTMGHVNNAVYVTYFEQARIGYFDAVLDIPLEEREMVLANLEMDYRRSVTTDDEYVTVAVRTPSLGTRSFPTVCEMYTPDGDLAAEGSSTLVVVDEDGTRPIPEAWREALVEFEPALDAE; from the coding sequence ATGAGCCTCGATTCGACCCTCGAGGGGACGCCCGCGGTCCCCGACGAGTTCGCCTACACGACGACGCTGCCCGTCCGCTACCGGGACACGGACACGATGGGCCACGTCAACAACGCGGTGTACGTGACCTACTTCGAGCAGGCGCGCATCGGCTACTTCGACGCCGTGCTGGACATCCCACTGGAGGAGCGCGAGATGGTGCTCGCCAACCTGGAGATGGACTACCGGCGCTCGGTCACCACCGACGACGAGTACGTCACCGTCGCGGTCCGCACGCCCTCCCTGGGCACGCGGAGCTTCCCCACCGTCTGCGAGATGTACACGCCGGACGGCGACCTCGCGGCCGAGGGGTCGAGCACGCTCGTCGTCGTCGACGAGGACGGCACCCGGCCCATCCCCGAGGCGTGGCGCGAGGCGCTTGTGGAGTTCGAGCCGGCGCTGGACGCCGAGTGA
- a CDS encoding S66 family peptidase, which yields MAAMSDIIVPPPADSGDRVAVVAPASGAASRYPHVLDRGLETLRERFDLQPVEYPTTRKDDDWLYDHPEARARDIEAAFRDPDIGAVLATIGGNDQVRVLKHLDADVLREHPTRFLGTSDNTHLHSLLWRAGIVSYYGGTVMTDLAAAGGVFEYTAEHVRRALFDEHLGVVGSSEEFSDHDRDWNDPDALAEPLEREPNPGWTWRGGDEPADGRVWGGCLEVVDTVLAADRTMPPLEALDGAVLLLETSEELPGEGEIQRVLLGLGERGVLGAVDAVIHGRAKARNPFEDPGPEARAEYRETQAELVAELVAEYNPDAPVVGNFDVGHTHPVVPVPVGGRCVVDPGAERVAFPAFEG from the coding sequence ATGGCCGCCATGAGCGACATCATCGTCCCGCCGCCGGCCGACTCGGGCGACAGGGTCGCCGTCGTCGCCCCGGCGTCGGGCGCCGCCTCGCGGTATCCCCACGTCCTCGACCGTGGGCTGGAGACGCTCCGCGAGCGGTTCGACCTCCAGCCCGTCGAGTACCCGACCACCCGGAAGGACGACGACTGGCTCTACGACCACCCGGAGGCCCGGGCTCGCGACATCGAGGCCGCGTTCCGCGACCCGGACATCGGTGCCGTCCTCGCCACCATCGGCGGGAACGACCAGGTCCGCGTGCTGAAGCACCTCGACGCCGACGTGCTGCGCGAGCACCCGACGCGCTTCCTCGGGACGAGCGACAACACCCACCTCCACAGTCTGCTGTGGCGCGCGGGCATCGTCTCCTACTACGGCGGCACGGTGATGACCGACCTCGCGGCGGCGGGCGGGGTCTTCGAGTACACGGCCGAGCACGTCCGGCGAGCGCTGTTCGACGAGCACCTCGGCGTGGTGGGGTCGAGCGAGGAGTTCTCCGACCACGACCGCGACTGGAACGACCCCGACGCCCTGGCCGAACCGCTGGAGCGCGAGCCCAACCCGGGTTGGACGTGGCGCGGCGGCGACGAACCCGCCGACGGCCGCGTCTGGGGCGGCTGTCTCGAGGTGGTCGACACGGTCCTCGCGGCCGACCGGACGATGCCGCCCCTCGAGGCGCTGGACGGCGCGGTCCTCCTGCTGGAGACCTCCGAGGAGCTCCCAGGGGAGGGTGAGATACAGCGCGTGCTGCTCGGTCTCGGTGAGCGCGGCGTCCTCGGCGCGGTCGACGCCGTCATCCACGGCCGGGCGAAGGCCCGCAACCCGTTCGAGGACCCCGGTCCCGAGGCACGGGCCGAGTACCGCGAGACCCAGGCCGAACTCGTCGCGGAACTCGTCGCGGAGTACAACCCCGACGCGCCGGTCGTCGGGAACTTCGACGTGGGGCACACCCATCCCGTCGTGCCCGTGCCCGTCGGTGGGCGGTGCGTGGTCGACCCCGGCGCCGAGCGGGTGGCGTTCCCGGCGTTCGAGGGCTGA
- a CDS encoding DUF7543 family protein has product MDWYVVEGDPDSADSSRVEWERGDRYARVVLRRTATGAWAVTLDRLAQAPEGQHYHRETLDDRERALELAATWRAENDRGGTGADDPGS; this is encoded by the coding sequence ATGGACTGGTACGTCGTCGAGGGCGACCCCGATTCGGCGGATTCGAGCCGGGTGGAGTGGGAGCGCGGGGACCGCTACGCCCGGGTGGTCCTGCGCAGGACCGCGACCGGCGCCTGGGCGGTCACCCTCGACCGGCTGGCACAGGCGCCCGAGGGCCAGCACTACCACCGCGAGACCCTCGACGACCGCGAGCGGGCGCTGGAACTGGCGGCGACGTGGCGAGCGGAGAACGACAGGGGCGGGACCGGAGCGGACGACCCCGGCTCCTGA